The following coding sequences lie in one Thermoleophilia bacterium genomic window:
- a CDS encoding MFS transporter has protein sequence MTAALKRSFDSLQVPNYRRYFTGQVVSLSGNWMQTVAEVWLILSLTGSGFAVGVTTALQFLPILLAGAWGGALADRFSKRLLLLFTQAAMMVPPLILFAVTTTGAVQPWMVFALVFIRGSLIAIDNPARQAFVMEIVGRDRIVNAVSLNSVIVHSARVVGPALAGTLIATVGVAPCFGLNAATFVVMIWALWSIDGRSVNVAPRAARDDRGVMDAVRYVRATPELGVPLLLMAIVGTLGLNFHVVLPLLAKLTFAGGATSYAILVSAMGVGSVIGALVIGARGKTGLGVIAFSALSFGTLALLAALMPSMATEIPVLALLGAAAVTFAAAINSTLQLVVSPEMRGRVMALYTVVFLGTTPIGGPLVGWISEAYDPRYALAMAAFSGLLAAASAFWIRGHTAFGRAQGVDRPAL, from the coding sequence TTGACGGCGGCGCTCAAGAGGTCATTCGACTCGCTTCAAGTCCCGAACTACCGCCGGTACTTCACCGGTCAGGTCGTCTCGCTGTCCGGCAACTGGATGCAGACGGTGGCCGAAGTCTGGCTGATCCTCAGCCTGACCGGCAGCGGCTTCGCGGTCGGCGTCACGACCGCGCTCCAGTTCCTGCCGATCCTGCTGGCCGGAGCGTGGGGCGGTGCCCTGGCAGACCGCTTCTCCAAGCGGCTGCTGCTGCTTTTCACCCAGGCGGCGATGATGGTTCCGCCGCTGATCCTCTTCGCGGTGACCACCACTGGCGCGGTCCAGCCCTGGATGGTCTTCGCGCTTGTCTTTATCCGCGGATCCCTGATCGCAATTGACAATCCGGCCCGTCAGGCCTTCGTCATGGAGATCGTCGGCAGGGACCGCATCGTCAACGCGGTCAGCCTCAACAGCGTGATCGTCCACTCGGCCCGGGTGGTCGGGCCGGCCCTCGCCGGAACCCTGATCGCGACCGTGGGTGTCGCTCCATGTTTCGGCCTCAACGCCGCCACCTTCGTCGTGATGATCTGGGCCCTGTGGAGCATCGACGGCCGGTCCGTCAACGTCGCGCCGCGAGCCGCCCGCGACGATCGCGGGGTGATGGATGCGGTCCGGTACGTCCGCGCGACCCCCGAACTCGGCGTGCCGCTGCTGCTGATGGCGATCGTCGGAACCCTCGGCCTGAACTTCCACGTCGTCCTGCCGCTGCTGGCCAAGCTGACCTTTGCCGGCGGCGCGACCTCTTACGCCATCCTGGTGTCGGCGATGGGCGTGGGCTCGGTGATCGGAGCCCTGGTGATTGGTGCGCGCGGAAAGACCGGCCTCGGGGTCATCGCCTTCTCCGCCCTGAGCTTCGGCACACTGGCCCTGCTCGCGGCATTGATGCCCAGCATGGCCACGGAGATCCCCGTCCTGGCGCTGCTCGGCGCCGCGGCAGTCACTTTCGCCGCCGCGATCAACTCGACCCTCCAGCTGGTCGTGTCGCCCGAGATGCGCGGCCGGGTGATGGCGCTCTACACCGTGGTCTTCCTCGGGACGACACCGATCGGCGGTCCGCTGGTCGGCTGGATCTCCGAGGCTTATGACCCGCGTTACGCGCTGGCGATGGCCGCGTTCTCCGGCCTGCTGGCGGCGGCCTCGGCCTTCTGGATCCGCGGACACACCGCTTTCGGGCGCGCGCAGGGCGTCGACCGACCCGCACTCTGA
- a CDS encoding ABC transporter ATP-binding protein produces the protein MRPKENKTSRPAPPQSSSESASTEGTSVPDVRLTGLTKRYGDFSAVDAIDLEIQPGEFFTLLGPSGSGKTTTLKMIAGFEEPDSGTVELAGRDVGGLAPYDREVNTVFQDYALFPHMSVAENIEYGLEVAKVAKGERKQRVSRALEMVRLTDHDDRKPSELSGGQRQRVALARAIVNRPRVLLLDEPLGALDLKLREQMQVELKQIQSDVDITFVYVTHDQDEALTMSDRIAVFNQGRIEQVSAPRDLYEHPVNEFVADFVGISNALDRNGKRFTIRPEKIRLLGADESTDGLDTESGRISEIAYVGMVTRIGVALDSGGTIQLARQNIEAESSSKNEAINSEVTVGWRPDHIVPIQPQIQNESSEEKSS, from the coding sequence ATCCGACCGAAGGAAAATAAAACGTCCCGTCCGGCCCCACCTCAAAGCTCGTCCGAGTCAGCTTCGACCGAGGGCACTTCGGTTCCAGATGTGCGCCTGACCGGCCTGACGAAGCGCTATGGAGACTTCTCCGCGGTCGATGCGATCGACCTCGAAATCCAGCCGGGCGAGTTCTTCACCCTGCTGGGCCCTTCCGGATCCGGCAAGACCACGACCCTGAAGATGATCGCCGGGTTCGAGGAGCCCGATTCCGGCACGGTCGAACTGGCCGGGCGCGACGTCGGCGGCCTCGCCCCTTACGACCGTGAGGTCAACACGGTCTTCCAGGACTACGCGCTCTTTCCCCACATGAGCGTCGCCGAGAACATCGAGTACGGCCTCGAAGTTGCGAAAGTGGCCAAGGGCGAGCGCAAGCAGCGCGTCAGCAGGGCGCTCGAAATGGTCCGTCTCACCGATCACGACGATCGCAAGCCCTCCGAACTCTCCGGTGGTCAGCGCCAGCGGGTAGCCCTGGCCAGGGCGATCGTCAACCGGCCCCGGGTGCTGCTGCTCGACGAACCGCTCGGAGCGCTCGACCTCAAACTGCGCGAGCAGATGCAGGTCGAGTTGAAGCAGATCCAGAGTGATGTCGACATCACTTTCGTATACGTCACCCACGACCAGGACGAAGCCCTGACGATGAGCGACCGGATCGCGGTCTTCAACCAGGGACGGATCGAACAGGTCAGCGCTCCGCGCGATCTCTACGAACACCCGGTCAACGAGTTCGTCGCCGATTTCGTCGGCATCTCGAACGCGCTCGACCGCAACGGAAAGCGGTTCACGATCCGCCCGGAGAAGATCCGTCTGCTCGGCGCAGACGAGTCCACCGACGGGCTCGACACCGAGTCCGGCCGGATTTCCGAGATCGCCTACGTCGGCATGGTCACCCGGATCGGAGTGGCGCTCGACAGCGGCGGAACGATCCAGCTCGCCCGCCAGAACATCGAAGCCGAATCTTCTAGCAAAAACGAAGCGATCAACAGCGAAGTGACTGTTGGTTGGCGACCGGATCACATCGTCCCGATCCAGCCGCAAATTCAAAACGAATCATCGGAGGAGAAAAGCTCATGA
- a CDS encoding PPOX class F420-dependent oxidoreductase, whose product MAQIPDAATHLLEGKHFAHVATLMEDGSPQVTPVWIGREGDLVTFNTANGRLKEKNLKRDPRVAISIVDADNPYVPLVIQGTVVEMTEEGADDDIDALAKRYLDVDSYPFRTPDEQRVIVKIEPDKATYHNG is encoded by the coding sequence ATGGCTCAGATCCCCGATGCAGCAACCCATCTCCTCGAAGGCAAGCATTTCGCCCACGTCGCGACCCTCATGGAAGATGGTTCACCCCAGGTCACCCCGGTCTGGATCGGCCGTGAGGGTGATCTCGTCACCTTCAACACCGCCAACGGCCGGCTCAAGGAGAAGAACCTCAAGCGCGATCCGCGCGTGGCGATCTCGATCGTCGATGCCGACAACCCGTACGTGCCTCTGGTGATCCAGGGCACGGTTGTCGAGATGACCGAGGAGGGTGCCGACGATGACATCGACGCGCTCGCCAAGCGCTATCTGGACGTGGACAGCTATCCGTTCCGCACTCCGGACGAACAGCGCGTCATCGTCAAGATCGAGCCGGACAAGGCCACCTACCACAACGGCTGA
- a CDS encoding peptidoglycan DD-metalloendopeptidase family protein, whose translation MHSFNSLISGPARVRFFIALAFVVVAGSAWTGQPASAADEQAKLDETQGKIDSANQKKGVLSEEIAGLSSQIDAYETQVAALRAQERDVEIRLEAKQEELDLAQAEVDSAYKELKILAARLKRSLEVLKKRLVAIYQSGNTDMAEIVLTSKDYGDLLQRSEYLQQIQDRDETIVGRVRGLRDEQQAIFVRLKKAKDTIKSSRDEIAAEEQNLATARQAVESQQNKLKSARGERSAAVDKIDSHVDHLSEIESDLQAKIQEQIAAASGLGTLPVGPMSAPSAAGLIWPVSGTITSGFGGRSSPGGVGTTYHEGLDIAVPEGTPIRAAQGGTVIAASYNGGYGNYTCIDHGNALSTCYGHQSQLGVTTGQSVDQGQVIGYSGNTGASTGPHVHFEVRINGVAQDPLGYL comes from the coding sequence GTGCACTCATTCAATTCCCTCATTTCCGGACCCGCCAGGGTCCGTTTCTTCATCGCCCTTGCTTTCGTCGTGGTCGCCGGATCCGCCTGGACCGGACAGCCTGCTTCGGCTGCGGATGAACAGGCGAAGCTGGACGAGACCCAGGGGAAGATCGATTCGGCCAACCAGAAGAAGGGCGTGCTTTCCGAAGAAATCGCGGGCCTCAGCAGCCAGATCGACGCCTACGAGACCCAGGTTGCGGCACTGCGAGCGCAGGAACGTGATGTCGAGATCCGCCTTGAGGCCAAGCAGGAAGAACTTGACCTGGCCCAGGCCGAGGTCGACAGCGCCTACAAAGAACTGAAGATCCTCGCCGCGCGGCTGAAGCGCTCGCTTGAGGTCCTGAAGAAGCGGCTGGTCGCCATTTACCAGTCGGGCAACACCGACATGGCCGAGATCGTGTTGACCTCCAAGGATTACGGCGACCTGCTCCAGCGATCCGAGTACCTCCAGCAGATCCAGGACCGCGACGAGACCATTGTCGGCCGCGTCCGTGGCCTGCGCGACGAGCAGCAGGCCATCTTCGTCCGCCTGAAGAAGGCCAAGGACACGATCAAGAGCTCGCGGGACGAGATCGCGGCCGAGGAGCAGAACCTCGCGACCGCCCGCCAGGCCGTCGAGTCCCAGCAGAACAAGCTCAAGTCGGCCCGCGGCGAACGCAGTGCCGCGGTCGACAAGATCGACAGCCACGTCGACCACCTCTCGGAGATCGAATCCGACCTTCAGGCGAAGATCCAGGAACAGATCGCCGCGGCCTCCGGACTGGGCACGCTGCCGGTCGGACCGATGAGTGCGCCCAGTGCCGCCGGCTTGATCTGGCCTGTAAGCGGCACGATTACTTCCGGCTTCGGGGGGCGTTCTTCACCCGGCGGCGTTGGAACGACGTACCACGAGGGCCTTGACATCGCGGTACCGGAGGGCACACCGATCCGCGCCGCTCAGGGAGGCACGGTTATCGCCGCGTCTTACAACGGCGGCTACGGCAACTACACCTGTATCGACCACGGCAACGCCCTTTCCACTTGTTACGGCCACCAGTCCCAGCTCGGCGTCACGACCGGTCAGAGCGTCGACCAGGGGCAGGTCATCGGGTATTCCGGCAATACCGGAGCCAGTACAGGTCCGCACGTTCATTTCGAGGTCCGCATCAACGGGGTTGCCCAAGACCCCTTGGGTTACCTGTAG
- a CDS encoding ABC transporter substrate-binding protein, protein MSTTQNPLRVAWLCVLGLFAVLLVAGCGSSSDSESSDEVTSIGKTEGALNLIAWAGYAEDGSTDPAYDWVSGFEKQTGCQVKTKTASTSDEMVQLMRTGQYDGVSASGDASVRLMAGGDVDAVDMSILSNYADINPSLKDQPYNTSDGKNYGMPHGWGANVLLFNTDDVSPAPTSWSSVFDEKEAAKYKGKITAPDNPIYIADAAVYLKTHQPDLGIDNPYELNEEQFNAAVDLLKAQNANIGEYWPDATKNISSYTNGDSVIGSSWQYQTSTLEADGQPVSSTLPEEGTTGWSDTWMLSSEATNPNCMLEWMNWMASPETQSQVAGWFGEAPANLKACDVDKASKANCDTYHADDTAYYDKIAFWQTPVSECGDDGGSGGGSDCKTYDDWVQAWTEIKG, encoded by the coding sequence ATGAGTACAACTCAAAACCCGCTGCGAGTCGCATGGCTCTGCGTGCTTGGACTGTTTGCGGTCCTGCTCGTCGCCGGCTGTGGGAGCAGCAGCGACAGTGAAAGTTCCGACGAAGTCACGTCGATCGGCAAGACCGAAGGTGCGCTGAATCTGATCGCCTGGGCTGGTTACGCCGAAGACGGGTCCACCGACCCGGCCTACGACTGGGTCTCCGGTTTCGAGAAGCAGACCGGCTGCCAGGTCAAGACCAAGACGGCCAGCACGTCGGATGAGATGGTCCAGCTGATGCGGACCGGTCAGTACGACGGTGTGTCCGCTTCCGGCGACGCCTCGGTACGCCTGATGGCGGGCGGCGACGTCGATGCCGTCGACATGAGCATCCTCTCCAACTATGCGGACATCAATCCGAGCCTGAAGGATCAGCCCTACAACACTTCCGACGGCAAGAATTACGGGATGCCGCACGGCTGGGGCGCCAACGTCCTGCTCTTCAACACGGACGATGTCAGCCCGGCACCGACGTCATGGAGCTCGGTCTTCGACGAGAAGGAGGCCGCGAAGTACAAGGGCAAGATCACGGCTCCGGACAATCCGATCTACATCGCTGACGCGGCCGTGTACCTGAAGACGCACCAGCCAGATCTCGGCATCGACAACCCGTACGAGCTCAACGAAGAGCAGTTCAATGCGGCCGTGGACCTGCTCAAGGCGCAGAACGCGAACATCGGCGAGTACTGGCCGGACGCGACCAAGAACATCTCGTCCTACACCAACGGTGACTCGGTGATCGGTTCGAGCTGGCAGTACCAGACCAGCACGCTGGAAGCGGACGGTCAGCCCGTCAGTTCAACCTTGCCGGAAGAAGGCACCACCGGCTGGTCCGACACCTGGATGCTGAGCTCGGAAGCAACCAATCCGAACTGCATGCTCGAGTGGATGAACTGGATGGCTTCACCCGAAACGCAGTCACAGGTTGCCGGCTGGTTCGGCGAAGCGCCGGCGAACCTCAAGGCCTGCGACGTCGACAAGGCCTCCAAGGCCAACTGCGATACGTACCACGCAGATGACACCGCCTACTACGACAAGATCGCTTTCTGGCAGACGCCGGTCAGCGAATGTGGTGACGACGGTGGAAGCGGTGGCGGAAGCGACTGCAAGACGTACGACGACTGGGTCCAGGCCTGGACGGAAATCAAGGGTTGA
- a CDS encoding ABC transporter permease, translated as MRLSPVSRNLLRLAVGITLAFIYIPLFIILLYAMNPAQTLAWPPDSLTLEWFPKAIQDQAARDALLNSLKVGVVATAFALILGTLASLAVARHKFFGRESITFLVLIPIALPGIVTGIALNATFTQVLGLKLTLFTVIVAHATFCIVIVFNNAAARLRRMSTSLEDASADLGATPWTTFRRVTLPNMRSALVAGGLLAFALSFDEIVVTNFTIGVGEKTLPIYIFETLFRPNQPGKVYAVAVIAIILSMIPVYLATRLTRGEAATARGAGAAATTTGATD; from the coding sequence ATGAGACTCTCCCCCGTTTCAAGAAACCTGCTGCGGCTCGCCGTCGGCATCACCCTGGCGTTCATCTACATCCCGCTCTTCATCATCCTGCTCTACGCGATGAATCCGGCCCAGACCCTCGCCTGGCCACCGGACAGCCTCACCCTCGAATGGTTCCCCAAGGCGATCCAGGACCAGGCAGCCCGCGACGCCCTGCTCAACTCGCTCAAGGTCGGTGTTGTCGCAACCGCTTTCGCTCTGATCCTCGGCACGCTCGCTTCATTGGCCGTCGCCCGTCACAAGTTCTTCGGCCGCGAGTCGATCACCTTCCTCGTGCTTATCCCGATCGCCCTGCCCGGCATCGTCACCGGTATCGCGCTGAACGCGACCTTCACCCAGGTGCTCGGACTGAAGCTCACGCTTTTCACGGTGATCGTCGCCCACGCCACCTTCTGCATCGTGATCGTCTTCAACAACGCGGCCGCTCGTCTGAGACGCATGTCGACATCGCTCGAGGATGCTTCGGCCGACCTCGGCGCCACCCCCTGGACGACTTTCAGGCGGGTGACCCTGCCGAACATGCGATCCGCCCTCGTGGCCGGTGGTCTCCTCGCCTTCGCGCTTTCGTTCGATGAAATCGTGGTGACCAACTTCACGATCGGTGTCGGAGAAAAAACCCTGCCGATCTACATCTTCGAAACTCTGTTCCGGCCGAACCAGCCGGGCAAGGTTTACGCGGTCGCCGTGATCGCGATCATCCTCTCGATGATCCCGGTCTATCTGGCCACCCGCCTGACCCGCGGCGAGGCCGCGACGGCCCGTGGCGCGGGCGCCGCGGCGACCACTACCGGCGCCACTGACTGA
- a CDS encoding ABC transporter permease, translated as MAAEATVPAPRRSAGKKLADLFQGRPRLTVAALLAAPLGWLVIGYLGSLGVMLIASFWHLNELSGEVQQGFSFENYSQLFSDDVYRTIALRTIGIAALVTVTDAILAFPIAFYMAKIAKPSMRSVLVVAVLLPLWSSYLVKVGAWRLMLSEDGAINWALEPFGLHGPGFGTTAVWLVMAYIWLPYMIIPIYAGMERIPDSVLNASEDLGAKPLRTFRKVILPLTFPAVVAGSIFTFSLTLGDYITPANVGTKQFIGNLVYSNFVSNLPLAAAITTIPIVVMVIYLLVARKLGAFEHV; from the coding sequence GTGGCTGCTGAAGCCACAGTTCCAGCACCCCGGAGGTCGGCGGGCAAGAAGCTCGCCGACCTCTTTCAGGGGCGGCCCCGCCTCACGGTTGCGGCGCTTCTCGCCGCGCCGCTGGGATGGCTGGTCATCGGCTACCTGGGTTCCCTGGGAGTCATGCTCATCGCTTCGTTCTGGCACCTCAACGAGCTGAGCGGCGAGGTCCAGCAGGGCTTCAGCTTCGAGAACTATTCCCAGCTCTTCAGCGACGACGTCTACCGGACGATCGCGCTCCGGACGATCGGGATCGCCGCACTGGTCACGGTGACCGACGCGATCCTCGCTTTCCCGATCGCCTTCTACATGGCCAAGATCGCTAAGCCGAGCATGCGTTCGGTCCTCGTGGTCGCGGTGCTGCTGCCGCTCTGGTCGAGTTACCTCGTCAAAGTCGGCGCGTGGCGGCTGATGCTGTCCGAAGACGGGGCCATCAACTGGGCGCTCGAACCGTTCGGCCTCCACGGTCCTGGGTTCGGCACGACGGCTGTCTGGCTGGTGATGGCCTACATCTGGCTCCCGTACATGATCATCCCGATCTACGCGGGTATGGAACGCATCCCCGACTCCGTCCTGAACGCGTCGGAAGACCTCGGTGCGAAGCCCCTGCGGACCTTCCGCAAGGTCATCCTGCCGCTGACCTTCCCGGCCGTGGTTGCCGGTTCGATCTTCACTTTCTCGCTGACCCTCGGCGACTACATCACGCCGGCCAATGTCGGGACGAAACAGTTCATCGGCAACCTCGTCTACAGCAACTTCGTCTCCAACCTGCCGCTGGCCGCGGCAATCACGACCATTCCGATCGTGGTCATGGTCATCTACCTCCTGGTCGCCCGGAAGCTCGGAGCGTTCGAGCATGTGTGA
- a CDS encoding FAD-dependent oxidoreductase codes for MLHTAHGYWIAEAGPPDVLPPLDDDIETDVLVVGGGFTGMWSAWHLKQLDPGCRVTLVDSDRIVHGPSGRNGGFVDSMWVSFSRLEERYGTAAAIEIAEASEDSVKQIGEFCEEQDVDAWFRHQGYLNVSTTSAQDGAWKRNLDAMTRAGVAHEAEVLGPEAVADVCRSPRFRGGIKYGAAATVQPARLGFGIRRALEGAGVVLHENCPVISVDDGPSGVLAKTANGSVRAERVILAIGPSLAGYGSPIRQSTTVASSHMVITEPVPELIEEIGWTGGEAISDCRALLTYFRTTPDGRIAFGWGGGRIAAAGRRHGRAELDPEVVGQVGRNLLEYFPGLAGRQLEYAWGGPIDASATHLPHAVALPSGRAFAAFGYTGNGVGPSQMIGRCLAAQALGREDRYSSLALVEPASALTRVPPEPFRWLGGTVIREAIGRKESAEAEGRRPGPVTSLIAAIPGLIGFHIGR; via the coding sequence GTGCTCCATACCGCTCACGGATACTGGATCGCAGAGGCCGGGCCCCCGGACGTTCTGCCCCCGCTCGACGACGACATCGAAACCGACGTGCTGGTTGTCGGTGGCGGCTTCACCGGCATGTGGTCCGCCTGGCACCTGAAGCAGCTGGACCCCGGCTGCCGGGTCACCCTGGTCGATTCGGACCGGATCGTCCACGGTCCGAGCGGCCGGAACGGCGGCTTCGTCGACTCGATGTGGGTCAGCTTCTCGCGACTCGAGGAGCGGTACGGAACGGCGGCCGCAATCGAAATCGCCGAGGCTTCGGAGGATTCGGTCAAGCAGATCGGAGAGTTCTGCGAGGAGCAGGACGTTGACGCCTGGTTCCGGCACCAGGGATATCTGAACGTCTCGACGACTTCCGCCCAGGACGGCGCCTGGAAGCGGAACCTGGACGCGATGACGAGGGCCGGGGTCGCGCATGAAGCCGAGGTCCTGGGGCCGGAAGCCGTGGCCGACGTCTGCCGTTCGCCGCGCTTTCGTGGCGGCATCAAGTACGGCGCCGCGGCGACCGTCCAGCCGGCCCGTCTCGGGTTCGGCATCAGGCGGGCGCTGGAAGGCGCGGGCGTCGTCCTCCACGAGAACTGCCCGGTCATCTCGGTCGATGACGGACCATCAGGCGTGCTCGCGAAGACGGCCAACGGCAGCGTCAGGGCGGAGCGGGTCATTCTCGCCATTGGTCCTTCACTGGCCGGCTACGGCTCGCCGATCCGGCAAAGCACCACCGTCGCGTCGAGCCACATGGTGATCACCGAACCGGTGCCGGAACTGATCGAGGAGATCGGCTGGACCGGGGGCGAGGCGATCAGCGACTGTCGGGCACTGCTCACCTACTTCCGCACGACTCCCGACGGCCGCATCGCGTTCGGCTGGGGCGGTGGACGGATTGCCGCCGCCGGACGCCGGCACGGCCGGGCCGAGCTCGACCCCGAAGTGGTCGGACAGGTGGGACGGAACCTGCTCGAATATTTCCCCGGCCTCGCGGGCCGGCAACTCGAGTACGCCTGGGGCGGGCCGATCGACGCATCCGCGACGCACCTGCCGCATGCCGTCGCCCTGCCGTCGGGCCGGGCCTTCGCCGCCTTCGGGTACACCGGCAACGGGGTCGGGCCCTCCCAGATGATCGGCCGCTGCCTCGCCGCCCAGGCGCTCGGGCGTGAGGACCGGTACTCCTCGCTCGCCCTGGTTGAACCGGCCTCCGCGCTGACCAGGGTGCCGCCGGAGCCTTTTCGCTGGCTCGGCGGAACCGTGATCCGCGAGGCGATCGGCCGCAAGGAGTCGGCCGAGGCCGAGGGCCGCCGGCCGGGCCCGGTCACCTCATTGATCGCCGCGATTCCGGGGCTGATCGGGTTCCACATCGGCCGCTGA
- a CDS encoding amidohydrolase, with translation MTETAGSLCLTDARLEGERVALRAENGLISGIGPEIEPRDGDEVLDAGGAILSPPLINGHTHAAMTLFRGHGDDLPLMRWLQETIWPVEAKLGAQDVYWGTRLACLEMIRTGTTRFWDMYWQPRSVAEAVIDAGIRATIGPPMIDPNSDSDLKGRNESLVEDLDALKGLHPRISAAVAPHSIYTVKAASLEFAISTAAERDLPIHIHLSETGPEVEDCLSEYGVRPAFYLDSLGLLTPRTVLAHGVWLDQDELELVSERGATVTTNPVANMKLAVGGAFPYPAAARAGVNMALGTDGAGSNNSLDLLADLKQFALIQRHEAGSAGAIPVEEAWAIATGQRSPLIGDPDPLAVGKPADFLLLDADSHELALGDLTSNLVYTATGSVVKTTVVDGKVLMKDRQVEGADEIVAKARERAKRLGLA, from the coding sequence ATGACTGAGACCGCCGGAAGCCTCTGCCTGACCGACGCCCGGCTCGAGGGCGAGCGGGTGGCTTTGCGGGCCGAAAACGGGCTGATCAGCGGGATCGGACCGGAGATCGAGCCGCGGGACGGTGACGAGGTGCTCGACGCCGGCGGGGCGATCCTGAGTCCGCCGCTGATCAACGGCCACACCCACGCCGCGATGACCCTCTTCCGCGGCCACGGTGACGACCTGCCGCTCATGCGCTGGCTCCAGGAGACGATCTGGCCGGTCGAGGCGAAGTTAGGAGCGCAAGATGTTTACTGGGGCACCCGGCTCGCCTGTCTCGAGATGATCCGGACCGGCACCACCCGCTTCTGGGACATGTACTGGCAGCCGCGGTCGGTGGCCGAAGCCGTGATCGATGCCGGCATCAGGGCAACGATCGGCCCGCCGATGATCGATCCGAATTCGGACAGCGACCTGAAGGGGCGAAACGAGTCGCTGGTCGAGGACCTCGACGCCTTGAAGGGCCTCCATCCCCGGATCAGCGCCGCGGTCGCGCCACACTCGATCTACACGGTCAAGGCAGCCAGCCTCGAGTTCGCGATCAGCACCGCCGCGGAACGTGACCTGCCCATCCACATCCACCTGTCCGAGACCGGGCCCGAAGTCGAGGACTGCCTTTCCGAGTACGGCGTCCGCCCGGCTTTCTACCTCGACAGCCTCGGCCTGCTGACCCCGCGGACCGTGCTGGCCCACGGGGTCTGGCTCGACCAGGACGAGCTCGAACTGGTCAGCGAGCGCGGCGCCACGGTCACCACCAATCCGGTCGCCAACATGAAGCTCGCGGTCGGAGGGGCCTTCCCTTACCCCGCTGCGGCCCGGGCCGGCGTGAACATGGCACTCGGTACCGATGGCGCCGGATCGAACAATTCGCTCGACCTGCTGGCCGACCTCAAACAATTCGCGCTGATCCAGCGCCACGAGGCCGGCAGCGCCGGGGCGATCCCGGTCGAAGAAGCCTGGGCGATTGCCACCGGCCAACGCTCTCCACTTATCGGCGACCCCGACCCTCTGGCCGTCGGCAAACCGGCCGACTTCCTGCTGCTCGACGCGGACAGCCATGAGCTCGCCCTCGGCGACCTCACGTCAAATCTGGTCTACACAGCTACGGGATCGGTCGTCAAAACAACAGTGGTGGACGGAAAGGTCCTGATGAAAGACCGGCAGGTCGAAGGAGCGGATGAGATCGTGGCGAAGGCCCGGGAACGGGCCAAACGCCTCGGACTCGCGTAG